The DNA region TGGTGACACCCTGATAGGTTACCACGACGGCGGTCAAGACACCAGCCACGAAGATCATCAAGCGTATGCCTTGTATTGCGAACTGCTGGATGATGTTCTCGATTCTTGAGAAGCATCCGGTTAGCATGAGCGCGCTAACCAGAAGAAATACAACTAAAGCAATTCTTCTGCCGTTCATACTTTATATTATACCCATCAATGTGGCATTTCTCAAGCTTTAGAATTTAAACATAACAAGAGATTGCTTTTATCTGCAACATCCACAACTTAAATCCATATTATCGCACTCAGCGCCTATTTTATTCTGCTTATTAATGATATCTGACAAGGATATCAATAACAGCTCGATTTCATAGTCTATAAGTGAATTAGAGTTTGGGTTGAAAGCATCCGGATTGTCAGCAAGAAAGACTAGGCTATCTCTGATTTCACAATTTTCGCTGATCAATTGATGTACTGCGTTAGAGACAATAACATAGACAGTATATGGATCTGCATTTTTAACGTATCCATTATTAATCAATATCTCACATAAAGCTTCGATAATTCTCTGGATCTTTTCATGTGAGAGGTAATGCATTTCATATTCTTGACCTATATCTAATGGAGAATGGTATAAGTTACGCTGCGTTGGAGGAGCCGAATCCATAATATTATGCGTATTCGCGTTCACGATCATATTCTTGCTCATATTTATATTTTAAGCTTGGCTAGACAAATTATCGCGCGAATAAAGTTATGTTTAATATTGTATGCTAGATACTAGCATTATGCCGAGTCAGAATTGATATCGTTAATAAGTCTGTCCTATCACTTTTCTAGTTTTGGACCCAATGCCCTTGAGCATATATCCAACTCCCTTGTCTGTTAATAAATATTGAGGCTTCGAAGGGTCGGGTTCAAGTTTTTTTCTGAGATAAGTCACGTATAGACGCACATACTCGGGTTTATCTGTTTTTAAATATCCCCAGACGTTAGCTAAAATTTCCTCTATTGGGACATACCTGTTAGCATTTTTCATTAGATAGAGTAACACATCTCTTTCTTTACTTCTTAGCGGAAGAGTGACGCCGTCTTTTATCACGATATTTTTGCTTATATTAATAGCGAGATTATCACTCAACCGAATGATATGATCTTTAGCTTGATGTTCGATTCTGGATCTTCGAACTAACGCTGAAATTCTTGCCAACCATTCTTGGGCGCTGATATCTCGTTTAAGATATAAATCAGCGCCTGAATTAATAGAAGATATCATCTCATCCTCATTCGTTACATCGTTGTATGCAATTAATGGCGATAATGTTTCTTTTCTTGTTTCGTGGACGGCTGCGATATTTTTAATCTCCGGATTCCCTAAATCTATCAGAATGCAAGACGGGATAATATCTAATACCTTTTTTGCTAAATCATGATAGTTCTTGGCGAATAAAATCAACGTCTTTTCACAGATATTAAGTTTGAACAAGGGATGTGTTTTGGGATTACGATCTAAAGCCACAACGGTAATTTTATCGTTCATTTCCATGGTACTATTATAACAAACATTAGCGCGCCATTTTTTATTTCAAGCCATGAATAGTTAACAGAAGCTTAAATATTTAAATAAAAAAGTATACGCCTAAACTCATTATATTCATTTGCAACGTGAAATATATAATCAAATCAAGTACTCGACAGATCAATAAGTTCTTACCTCATGATTATTTCTAAAACGGATTTTCTTATTGTTATTTCAGGCATGTTTTGGATAACCCAGTACAAGA from Candidatus Methylacidiphilales bacterium includes:
- a CDS encoding response regulator transcription factor is translated as MEMNDKITVVALDRNPKTHPLFKLNICEKTLILFAKNYHDLAKKVLDIIPSCILIDLGNPEIKNIAAVHETRKETLSPLIAYNDVTNEDEMISSINSGADLYLKRDISAQEWLARISALVRRSRIEHQAKDHIIRLSDNLAINISKNIVIKDGVTLPLRSKERDVLLYLMKNANRYVPIEEILANVWGYLKTDKPEYVRLYVTYLRKKLEPDPSKPQYLLTDKGVGYMLKGIGSKTRKVIGQTY